A window from Chryseobacterium vaccae encodes these proteins:
- a CDS encoding class I SAM-dependent methyltransferase, with the protein MKIKDHFLSQEIFEIKETDTKGVFKTTPIPSNISRYYESEDYISHHQDSGSLKEKVYKFLQSFNLNYKRNILAERIHKGAKVLDYGCGAGEFVKYIEDDFETYGYEPDSDARKAATAKITKTTIIDDIQKIGDQSLDAITLWHVFEHIENQDEMLRIFHGKLKDKGLLIIAVPNPTSYDALHYKEYWAAYDVPRHIYHFSKNGMENLISKNPDWKMRKIKPLILDSYYISMLSEKYKKSPLFWFKATIYGTISNVKALFSNEYSSLIYIIEKR; encoded by the coding sequence ATGAAAATAAAAGATCATTTTCTTTCACAGGAAATTTTTGAGATTAAGGAAACAGATACAAAAGGTGTTTTTAAAACCACCCCTATCCCATCCAATATTTCCAGATATTATGAAAGCGAAGATTATATTTCCCATCATCAGGATTCAGGAAGCTTAAAAGAAAAGGTATATAAATTTCTTCAGTCTTTCAATTTAAACTACAAAAGAAATATCCTTGCAGAGAGAATACATAAAGGTGCCAAAGTTCTGGATTACGGATGTGGTGCCGGAGAATTTGTAAAGTATATTGAAGACGATTTTGAGACCTACGGTTATGAGCCAGATTCAGATGCAAGAAAAGCAGCCACGGCAAAAATAACAAAAACAACGATTATTGATGATATTCAAAAAATAGGAGATCAAAGCCTGGATGCAATTACATTATGGCATGTATTTGAACACATCGAAAATCAGGATGAGATGCTCAGAATTTTCCATGGGAAATTAAAAGACAAAGGACTTCTTATTATTGCTGTTCCCAATCCTACTTCCTATGACGCCTTACACTATAAAGAATATTGGGCAGCTTATGATGTACCCAGACATATTTATCATTTCTCAAAAAATGGAATGGAAAATTTAATTTCTAAAAATCCGGATTGGAAAATGAGGAAGATCAAACCTTTGATACTGGACTCATATTACATCTCTATGTTAAGCGAAAAATATAAAAAATCACCTCTATTTTGGTTTAAAGCGACTATTTACGGAACAATTTCGAACGTAAAGGCACTTTTTTCGAACGAATATTCCAGTTTGATATACATTATCGAAAAAAGATAG
- the tsaB gene encoding tRNA (adenosine(37)-N6)-threonylcarbamoyltransferase complex dimerization subunit type 1 TsaB codes for MKILYLETSSKNCSVAISDNEKLLCLCEEVSENYKQSESLHAFVEWALEGAGISMNDIEAVSLGKGPGSYTGLRIGAASAKGFCYGLKVPLMAVNSLESMIEPFLGSNYEFIVPLIDARRMEVYTAVYEGVTGKEISGTEAKILDENSFEEFRNKKVIFVGDGAKKAQEILNLPDAEFRDDIYPSAQYLIKKTLEKLDQKDLEDIAYFEPFYLKDFHGVKKKKSEE; via the coding sequence ATGAAAATACTATATCTCGAAACCTCTTCTAAAAACTGTTCCGTAGCCATATCAGACAATGAAAAGCTGCTGTGCCTGTGTGAAGAGGTGTCCGAAAACTATAAACAATCAGAAAGCCTTCATGCGTTTGTAGAGTGGGCTCTGGAAGGAGCAGGAATTTCTATGAACGACATTGAAGCCGTTTCTTTAGGAAAGGGTCCCGGATCTTATACCGGATTAAGAATCGGAGCAGCTTCTGCAAAAGGCTTCTGCTACGGACTAAAAGTTCCGCTGATGGCAGTGAATTCCTTGGAAAGCATGATAGAGCCCTTTTTAGGCAGTAACTATGAATTTATAGTGCCATTGATCGATGCAAGAAGAATGGAGGTTTATACGGCCGTTTATGAAGGTGTGACAGGAAAAGAAATCTCAGGAACCGAAGCTAAGATTCTTGATGAAAATTCTTTTGAAGAATTCCGGAATAAAAAAGTGATTTTTGTAGGAGATGGTGCTAAAAAAGCGCAGGAAATTCTGAATCTGCCTGATGCTGAATTCAGAGATGATATCTACCCTTCTGCACAATACCTGATCAAGAAAACTTTAGAAAAGCTTGATCAAAAAGATCTGGAAGATATTGCTTACTTCGAACCCTTCTATCTAAAAGATTTTCATGGAGTAAAGAAAAAGAAAAGCGAAGAATAA
- a CDS encoding S66 peptidase family protein, with protein MKKIIFPEPLKKGAKIAVISPAGAVEVSQLEKGIEMIRKKGFEPVLGEHLYTKFSNGYNYAGTEKERIKDINWALNDKEISAIWASRGGYGCQHLVQHLDLKNFTKNPKWYIGYSDNTVIQSYLLKKGFASIHGQTIKTSSFGVTEESYDLIFDVLKGKKLKYALKSYELNKPGNMEGELIGGNLALIYALLGTPYSFDFKDKILFIEDIGENFYALDRMIMSLELAGVFKKIKGLIVGGMTNMGDEKDNKDYEESFDGFAYTLISERISKYKFPVVFGFPNGHIKDNRPLLIGGNAKVKVADKVKIEF; from the coding sequence ATGAAAAAAATTATCTTTCCGGAACCCCTGAAAAAAGGGGCTAAAATAGCTGTTATTTCCCCTGCCGGAGCTGTAGAGGTTTCCCAACTGGAAAAGGGAATAGAAATGATCAGAAAAAAAGGCTTTGAACCTGTATTGGGTGAGCATCTGTATACCAAGTTTTCAAACGGATACAACTACGCCGGAACAGAAAAGGAAAGAATAAAAGATATCAACTGGGCTTTAAACGATAAGGAAATCAGTGCCATCTGGGCCTCAAGAGGAGGTTACGGATGCCAGCATCTGGTTCAGCATCTGGATCTGAAAAATTTCACCAAAAATCCTAAATGGTATATTGGCTATTCAGATAATACGGTGATCCAGAGTTACCTGTTGAAAAAAGGATTTGCTTCCATTCACGGGCAGACGATCAAAACATCAAGTTTCGGGGTAACAGAGGAAAGCTATGATCTGATTTTTGATGTATTAAAAGGGAAAAAGCTTAAATATGCCTTAAAATCTTATGAATTGAATAAACCGGGGAATATGGAAGGAGAATTGATAGGAGGTAATTTAGCCCTTATTTATGCCCTTCTGGGAACCCCTTATTCTTTCGATTTTAAAGATAAAATCCTGTTTATTGAAGATATCGGTGAAAACTTTTATGCACTGGACAGGATGATCATGAGCCTGGAGCTTGCCGGAGTTTTCAAAAAGATAAAAGGCTTGATAGTAGGAGGAATGACCAATATGGGCGATGAAAAGGATAATAAGGATTACGAAGAAAGCTTTGACGGATTTGCCTATACCCTAATTTCAGAAAGAATTTCAAAATATAAATTTCCGGTTGTTTTCGGTTTTCCGAACGGACACATAAAGGATAACAGACCCCTTTTAATTGGAGGAAATGCCAAAGTAAAAGTGGCTGATAAAGTTAAGATTGAGTTTTAA
- the porW gene encoding type IX secretion system periplasmic lipoprotein PorW/SprE, which translates to MKKNILFLLVMCIVASCATRTKKPEQRSKLLKGFSTYYNTLFNAKDALNSEFTSRDKGHKDNFYAPYIPILTYEDQPLGSDLGQSTAFAENSMKMAQVNTPAPMDSRGGPPSGMPPGMPGNTGMPGSSDTPQKGATTLEIAEAKALKAINKYSVIRNGEEKNKQIFDAYMILVQSRIYQNKPLEALDALNYVFTHMKEDKRLPLARIYQGAAYAKIKDYHKAHETFAKLKGEDISKSYSKLLSIYYSESLLDAGKKEEAAKELDNAFELNSDRKLKSRIAYLRGQVLENLNQNEKARESYTAAYKYANDFEFEVKSQIAIAKTFNGKGDYNGAKSYLEGISKKGTYGSRKNEFYYALGLMANKAGKKEEAQQFFKRSLHEKVSDPQVRGLTYYEIGKSYLDKNDYIGAGIYYDSALVAMTYEPSKILLKDQSAYIKKISKNYYLIKKNDSILSLAKMSEAQKTDFFGKYIAKLKAKEEKEEQERKLAERNKGFDSGDYSANSIFANSSNAFEDFGVTTKGFYFSNTGTVSKGTSSFKQIWGDRALADNWRYSKKMASIEDMKNEALGVAAAPNPRRFEPAYYIEQIPTDQGKLDQLKKDRDTASLGLGIMYQNYFTNTPLATKTLYDLVDVKPEEKVMLQALYEIFAMNYEKNPQASERAKQILLTDYPYTSYAEFARNPKNGSFVKSSEDVENEYKRAYALYESEKFTESRDVIDQTIQKFPKDALVPKFYLLNAFNAGKTSGKEVMILQLEQVALNYSKTPEGIKAKEMLNYLKSELSFQATDNKGNAVPQQPMGVPAQPDQIQNNGNMPQSPPGSINSGMPQSSDSQPKPMKNKGFTPSSKLKEIQPTENLPVKPKK; encoded by the coding sequence ATGAAAAAGAATATTTTATTCCTTTTAGTGATGTGCATCGTTGCTTCCTGTGCTACCAGAACAAAAAAGCCGGAACAGCGTTCAAAGCTTCTAAAAGGGTTTTCCACATACTATAACACCCTTTTTAATGCAAAAGATGCATTGAACAGTGAGTTTACGAGCCGAGACAAGGGACATAAGGATAATTTCTATGCTCCCTATATTCCTATCCTTACCTATGAAGATCAGCCTTTGGGAAGTGATCTGGGACAGAGTACCGCCTTTGCAGAAAACTCAATGAAAATGGCACAGGTAAACACGCCTGCACCCATGGACAGCAGAGGAGGACCTCCTTCCGGAATGCCTCCGGGAATGCCGGGGAATACCGGAATGCCCGGTTCCTCTGATACTCCTCAGAAGGGAGCTACCACTTTAGAAATTGCTGAAGCCAAAGCATTGAAAGCCATCAATAAATATTCTGTTATCAGAAACGGAGAGGAGAAAAATAAGCAGATTTTTGATGCTTACATGATTCTTGTACAATCCAGAATTTACCAGAATAAACCTTTGGAGGCACTGGACGCTTTAAATTATGTTTTTACACACATGAAGGAGGATAAAAGACTTCCTTTAGCGAGAATTTATCAGGGTGCCGCTTATGCAAAAATCAAAGATTATCATAAAGCTCATGAAACTTTTGCCAAGCTGAAAGGGGAGGATATCAGTAAAAGCTATTCCAAACTACTGAGCATTTATTATTCTGAATCTCTTCTGGATGCGGGGAAAAAAGAAGAAGCTGCAAAAGAACTTGATAATGCTTTCGAACTGAATTCTGACCGAAAACTGAAAAGCAGAATTGCTTATCTGAGAGGGCAGGTTCTTGAAAACCTAAACCAGAATGAAAAAGCCAGAGAAAGTTATACCGCAGCCTACAAATATGCCAATGATTTTGAATTTGAGGTAAAATCCCAGATTGCTATTGCCAAGACCTTTAACGGAAAAGGAGACTATAATGGTGCTAAAAGTTATCTTGAAGGCATCAGTAAAAAAGGAACTTACGGTTCAAGGAAAAATGAATTTTACTATGCTCTAGGCTTAATGGCTAATAAAGCAGGAAAAAAAGAGGAAGCCCAGCAGTTTTTCAAGAGATCACTGCATGAAAAGGTTTCTGATCCACAGGTACGCGGACTTACCTATTACGAAATAGGGAAGAGCTACCTTGATAAAAATGATTATATCGGGGCAGGAATCTATTATGATTCTGCTTTGGTTGCCATGACTTATGAGCCGTCTAAAATCCTTTTAAAGGATCAGTCTGCTTATATTAAAAAGATCTCCAAGAATTACTATCTGATCAAAAAAAATGACAGTATTCTATCTTTAGCGAAGATGAGTGAGGCTCAAAAAACAGACTTTTTCGGCAAATACATTGCAAAGCTGAAGGCTAAAGAAGAAAAAGAAGAACAGGAAAGAAAACTTGCGGAAAGGAATAAGGGTTTTGATTCCGGAGATTACAGTGCCAATTCTATTTTTGCCAATAGTTCCAATGCTTTTGAAGATTTTGGAGTTACAACGAAAGGATTTTATTTCAGTAATACAGGAACGGTAAGTAAAGGAACCTCTTCATTTAAACAGATCTGGGGAGACCGTGCTCTTGCTGATAACTGGCGTTATTCTAAAAAAATGGCTTCTATTGAGGATATGAAAAATGAAGCGCTGGGCGTAGCAGCTGCACCCAATCCGAGGCGTTTTGAACCAGCCTATTATATTGAGCAGATCCCTACAGATCAGGGTAAGCTGGATCAGCTGAAGAAAGACAGAGATACTGCATCATTAGGATTGGGTATTATGTACCAGAATTATTTTACCAACACACCACTGGCTACAAAAACGCTGTATGATCTTGTAGATGTAAAGCCGGAAGAAAAGGTAATGCTTCAGGCGTTGTATGAGATCTTTGCCATGAACTATGAAAAGAATCCGCAGGCTTCTGAAAGGGCAAAACAAATTCTTTTAACGGATTATCCTTATACTTCTTATGCGGAATTTGCCAGAAATCCGAAAAACGGTTCATTCGTAAAATCTTCTGAAGATGTTGAAAATGAATATAAAAGAGCCTATGCACTTTATGAATCCGAGAAATTTACGGAGAGCAGGGATGTGATTGATCAGACCATTCAGAAGTTCCCTAAGGATGCCCTGGTTCCCAAGTTTTACCTGCTCAATGCTTTCAATGCGGGAAAAACCAGCGGAAAGGAAGTAATGATTCTCCAACTGGAACAGGTAGCCCTGAATTATTCCAAAACCCCTGAAGGGATTAAAGCCAAGGAAATGCTGAATTACCTGAAAAGCGAACTAAGTTTCCAGGCTACCGATAATAAAGGAAATGCAGTTCCTCAACAGCCAATGGGAGTACCTGCACAGCCTGATCAGATTCAGAATAATGGGAACATGCCACAGAGTCCTCCGGGGAGTATAAACAGCGGAATGCCTCAGTCTAGTGATTCCCAGCCTAAGCCCATGAAAAATAAAGGGTTTACGCCTTCGTCTAAATTGAAGGAAATACAACCAACAGAAAACCTTCCGGTAAAACCTAAAAAATAA
- the rnr gene encoding ribonuclease R, producing MSKKRKYISQKNDHKLMDIGRQILRFMNANSSKVYNYKQIADGIDHKNPRQREQVIQALHKLQASEKIKEVDKGKYIVNLEIAGTLTGIIDFNQSGNAYVNVEGLEDDIFIHSKNVKDALQGDKVLIITYHFKGKKLEGSVLEVLERTRTEFVGTFQVVTHKDFGFVVCDKKTINTDIFIPKTKFGGAENGDKVIVKMTEWRPGDKNPQGEIIQVLGAPGEHETEIHSILAEYGLPYDFPEEVELDADKIDRRITDEEAAKRWDMRDICTFTIDPKDAKDFDDALSIRKLENGNWEIGVHIADVSHYVVPGTILDDEAYKRATSVYLVDRVVPMLPEVLSNDVCSLRPNEDKYTFSAVFQLNDKAEIQKQWFGRTVIHSDRRFTYEEAQERIETGQGDLAEEINTLDKLAKIMREERIRKGAITFDRSEVRFNLDENNEPIGVYFKISKDSNHLIEEFMLLANKKVSEFVSLTGKGSLSNNTFIYRVHDDPDPAKLEALRDFVSTFGYKMNLDNTKKVAESLNKLLHDVKGKGEENMIETLAMRSMSKAVYSTEPIGHYGLGFEYYSHFTSPIRRYPDLLAHRLLQHYLDGGKSPSKTELEEKAKHCSAMERLAADAERDSIKFMQVKFMEKHLGETFKGVISGVAEFGFWVEIPENGAEGLIKLRDLVDDSYSYDAKSHAVYGNRTGKKYQLGDEVHIKVVKANLIQKQLDFKVVD from the coding sequence ATGTCAAAAAAAAGAAAATATATAAGTCAGAAAAATGACCATAAATTAATGGATATCGGGAGACAAATCCTCCGTTTTATGAATGCTAATTCGTCTAAAGTTTATAATTATAAGCAGATTGCAGACGGAATAGATCATAAGAATCCAAGACAGAGAGAGCAGGTAATTCAGGCTCTTCACAAACTTCAGGCATCTGAAAAGATCAAAGAAGTAGACAAAGGAAAATATATTGTGAACCTGGAAATTGCAGGAACACTAACTGGAATTATCGATTTTAATCAATCCGGGAATGCGTATGTAAACGTTGAAGGTCTGGAAGATGATATCTTTATTCATTCTAAAAATGTAAAAGATGCGTTACAGGGTGATAAGGTTCTGATTATAACCTATCATTTTAAAGGGAAAAAACTGGAAGGCTCAGTACTGGAAGTTCTGGAAAGAACAAGAACTGAATTTGTAGGGACTTTCCAGGTGGTTACCCATAAAGATTTTGGATTTGTTGTATGTGATAAAAAAACAATCAATACCGATATTTTTATTCCAAAAACAAAATTCGGAGGTGCTGAAAACGGGGATAAGGTCATCGTGAAAATGACAGAATGGAGACCGGGTGATAAAAACCCTCAGGGAGAAATTATCCAGGTATTAGGCGCACCGGGTGAGCACGAAACAGAAATTCACTCTATTCTTGCAGAATACGGACTGCCTTATGATTTCCCTGAAGAAGTGGAATTGGATGCAGATAAGATCGACAGAAGGATTACCGATGAAGAAGCTGCAAAACGCTGGGATATGAGGGATATCTGTACTTTTACTATTGACCCTAAAGATGCAAAAGACTTTGATGATGCCCTATCCATCAGAAAACTGGAAAATGGCAACTGGGAGATAGGGGTTCATATTGCAGATGTTTCTCATTATGTAGTGCCGGGAACGATTCTGGATGATGAAGCTTATAAAAGAGCAACTTCCGTGTATCTGGTAGACCGTGTGGTTCCGATGCTTCCGGAAGTTTTGAGTAATGATGTATGTTCACTCCGTCCGAATGAAGATAAATACACCTTTTCCGCAGTTTTTCAGCTGAATGACAAAGCTGAGATCCAGAAACAATGGTTTGGAAGAACAGTAATCCATTCAGACAGAAGATTTACTTATGAAGAAGCTCAGGAACGTATAGAAACGGGCCAGGGAGATTTAGCTGAGGAAATCAATACGCTGGATAAATTAGCGAAGATCATGCGTGAAGAAAGGATCAGAAAAGGAGCCATTACTTTTGACAGAAGTGAAGTGCGGTTCAATCTGGATGAAAATAATGAACCAATTGGGGTTTACTTTAAAATCAGTAAAGATTCCAATCACCTGATCGAAGAATTCATGCTTTTAGCCAATAAAAAAGTCTCTGAATTTGTTTCATTAACGGGTAAAGGAAGTTTATCCAATAATACTTTCATTTACAGGGTTCACGACGATCCGGATCCTGCAAAACTGGAAGCACTGAGAGATTTTGTATCTACTTTCGGCTATAAAATGAATCTGGATAATACCAAAAAAGTGGCAGAATCTCTGAACAAGCTTTTACATGATGTGAAAGGAAAAGGAGAAGAAAATATGATTGAAACGCTCGCCATGAGAAGTATGAGTAAAGCGGTATATTCTACAGAACCTATCGGTCACTATGGTCTTGGTTTTGAGTATTACAGTCACTTCACCTCTCCTATCCGACGTTATCCTGACCTTCTCGCCCACCGTCTTTTACAGCATTATCTTGACGGAGGAAAATCTCCAAGCAAGACAGAGCTGGAAGAAAAAGCAAAACACTGCAGTGCAATGGAAAGACTTGCTGCAGATGCAGAAAGAGATTCCATTAAATTCATGCAGGTGAAATTCATGGAAAAACATCTTGGTGAAACTTTCAAAGGCGTGATTTCAGGCGTTGCAGAATTTGGTTTCTGGGTTGAAATCCCTGAAAACGGAGCCGAAGGACTTATCAAATTAAGAGATCTGGTAGACGATTCTTATTCCTATGATGCGAAGTCACATGCGGTATACGGTAACAGGACCGGGAAAAAATATCAGCTGGGTGATGAAGTTCATATTAAAGTAGTGAAAGCCAATCTGATCCAGAAGCAGCTGGACTTTAAGGTTGTTGATTAA
- a CDS encoding phosphoglycerate kinase, whose amino-acid sequence MKTINDFNFKDKKALVRVDFNVPQDDQLNVTDNTRIVAVKPTVEKILKDGGSVILMTHLGRPKGEVKDEFSLKHIKDEVSNVLGQEVKFVEECVGEKAEKAASELQPGEILLLENLRFHNEEEKGDEAFAEQLSKLGDAYVNDAFGTAHRAHASTAVIAKYFSSTKFFGLLMAKELQAIDKVLKGGERPVTAILGGSKVSTKITIIENILPAIDNLIVGGGMAFTFIKALGGKVGNSLVEEDKLPLALEILGKAKEHNVKVYLPSDAIIAESFNNEADRKEADIYAIPEGWMGLDAGHKSRDQFNDVLLNSRTILWNGPIGVFEMSNFAGGTIALGDSIAEATSLGAFSLVGGGDSVAFVKQFGYGDKVSYVSTGGGAMLESLEGLELPGVAAINN is encoded by the coding sequence ATGAAAACAATCAATGATTTCAATTTTAAAGACAAGAAAGCTTTGGTTCGTGTGGATTTTAATGTTCCACAGGATGATCAGCTTAATGTAACGGATAATACTAGAATCGTTGCGGTGAAGCCCACAGTAGAAAAAATTCTTAAGGACGGAGGTTCTGTCATCCTGATGACCCACCTAGGGAGACCCAAAGGAGAAGTGAAGGATGAATTTTCTCTGAAACATATCAAAGACGAGGTTTCGAATGTTCTTGGACAGGAAGTGAAGTTTGTTGAAGAATGCGTAGGGGAGAAGGCTGAAAAGGCTGCTTCTGAGCTTCAGCCGGGTGAAATCTTATTGTTGGAGAATCTGCGTTTTCATAATGAAGAAGAAAAAGGAGATGAAGCCTTCGCAGAACAGCTTTCTAAATTAGGAGATGCTTATGTGAATGATGCATTCGGTACCGCCCACCGTGCTCATGCTTCTACTGCTGTAATTGCAAAATATTTTTCATCAACTAAATTTTTCGGTTTACTGATGGCTAAAGAACTTCAGGCAATAGATAAAGTTCTGAAGGGTGGCGAGAGACCCGTAACTGCTATTCTAGGAGGGTCTAAAGTTTCAACTAAAATTACCATTATAGAAAATATACTTCCTGCCATCGATAATTTGATCGTAGGAGGTGGTATGGCTTTCACTTTTATTAAAGCATTGGGAGGGAAAGTCGGAAATTCTTTAGTAGAAGAGGATAAACTTCCTTTGGCTCTTGAAATTCTAGGTAAAGCTAAAGAACATAATGTAAAAGTATATCTGCCATCTGATGCTATCATTGCTGAGAGCTTTAATAATGAAGCGGATAGAAAAGAAGCTGATATTTATGCAATCCCTGAAGGATGGATGGGGCTTGATGCTGGTCATAAATCAAGAGATCAGTTCAATGATGTACTGCTGAACTCAAGAACTATTCTTTGGAATGGTCCTATCGGAGTTTTTGAAATGTCTAATTTCGCTGGTGGAACCATTGCTCTTGGAGATAGCATTGCTGAAGCAACTAGTTTGGGAGCTTTCTCATTAGTAGGAGGTGGTGACAGTGTTGCTTTTGTTAAGCAATTCGGTTACGGAGATAAAGTAAGTTATGTTTCTACCGGTGGTGGAGCAATGCTTGAAAGTCTTGAAGGATTGGAGTTACCTGGTGTAGCTGCGATCAACAATTAA
- the rpiB gene encoding ribose 5-phosphate isomerase B, with protein sequence MKRKIAIAADHAGYEYKEIVKNYLSERFEIQDFGTFSTNSVDYPDFVHPAATSVENGENELGILICGSGNGVQITANKHQKIRCALCWMPEIASLARQHNDANMISMPARFISKELAIEIAEKFLTTDFEGGRHQNRVDKIAVC encoded by the coding sequence ATGAAAAGAAAAATAGCGATTGCTGCAGACCATGCAGGCTATGAATACAAGGAGATTGTTAAAAACTATCTTTCAGAACGATTTGAAATTCAGGACTTTGGGACGTTTTCCACAAACAGTGTGGATTATCCGGACTTTGTACACCCTGCCGCAACTTCTGTGGAAAACGGGGAAAATGAACTCGGAATTTTAATCTGCGGAAGCGGAAATGGAGTACAGATCACAGCAAACAAACATCAGAAGATTCGATGTGCCTTATGCTGGATGCCGGAGATTGCATCACTGGCAAGACAACATAATGATGCCAATATGATCTCAATGCCGGCAAGGTTTATTTCTAAGGAACTGGCTATTGAAATTGCTGAAAAGTTTCTCACTACAGATTTTGAAGGTGGAAGACACCAGAACAGAGTTGATAAAATCGCAGTTTGCTAA
- a CDS encoding YraN family protein: MADHNEFGKKAEDLAVDYLLKNGYKILVRNFRFQKAEIDIIAEKEDLIVIVEVKARSTDAFMLPQEAVTKTKIKSIVSAANHYLEEFNKHNEVRFDIISVLPDENKNLIVEHIADAFQALDAN, translated from the coding sequence ATGGCTGATCATAACGAGTTCGGGAAAAAAGCAGAAGATCTGGCTGTAGATTATCTTTTAAAAAACGGGTATAAAATTCTGGTCAGAAATTTTCGTTTTCAAAAGGCTGAAATCGATATTATTGCAGAAAAAGAGGATCTTATTGTCATTGTCGAAGTAAAAGCAAGATCCACAGATGCTTTTATGCTGCCTCAGGAAGCGGTTACCAAGACTAAAATCAAATCTATTGTATCTGCAGCCAATCATTATCTGGAAGAATTCAATAAACACAATGAAGTAAGGTTTGACATCATCTCCGTACTTCCCGATGAAAATAAAAACTTAATTGTAGAACATATAGCCGATGCTTTTCAGGCGTTGGATGCGAATTAA
- a CDS encoding SDR family NAD(P)-dependent oxidoreductase, translating into MKTILITGATSGIGKSTAELFAKQGNRIIICGRRTEVLEEVKIELSAFAEIFSLKFDVRNLTEVEAAINSLPEEWKNIDVLVNNAGNAHGLDPLSAGKTEDWDSMIDGNVKGLLYVSKMIIPSMKERNTGHIVNISSVAARQTYINGVVYCATKKAVDVISEGMRLELTEFGVKVTNIQPGAVETDFSMVRFKGNQEKSAAVYAGYDALKAEDIADAIAYCVNAPKHVTVSDMTIYPSAQAEPRTIYRK; encoded by the coding sequence ATGAAAACAATACTCATCACCGGAGCTACATCCGGAATAGGAAAATCCACAGCGGAACTCTTCGCAAAACAGGGAAACAGAATCATTATCTGCGGAAGAAGAACGGAAGTTCTTGAAGAAGTAAAAATTGAATTATCCGCATTTGCCGAAATATTTAGTTTAAAGTTTGATGTAAGGAATCTCACAGAGGTTGAAGCTGCTATAAATTCACTTCCTGAAGAATGGAAAAATATTGATGTACTGGTCAATAATGCAGGAAATGCCCATGGCCTTGATCCTCTTTCTGCCGGAAAGACAGAGGATTGGGATTCTATGATCGATGGAAATGTAAAAGGTCTTTTATATGTTTCAAAGATGATTATTCCTTCTATGAAAGAAAGAAATACAGGTCATATTGTAAATATTAGTTCAGTAGCGGCAAGACAGACCTACATCAACGGTGTAGTCTATTGTGCGACGAAAAAAGCAGTCGATGTGATCTCCGAAGGAATGCGTCTTGAACTGACAGAATTTGGGGTTAAAGTAACCAACATCCAGCCAGGTGCCGTGGAAACTGATTTCTCTATGGTAAGGTTTAAAGGAAACCAGGAAAAATCGGCGGCGGTATACGCAGGCTATGACGCTTTGAAAGCAGAAGATATTGCTGATGCCATTGCTTATTGTGTGAATGCTCCCAAACATGTTACGGTTTCTGATATGACGATTTATCCAAGCGCTCAGGCAGAACCGAGAACGATTTACAGGAAATAG
- a CDS encoding LysE family translocator, which yields MFELVLSAIVLGFMLSLVFIGPIFFLLIETSFSRGPKHALSLDLGVITADLLCIVAAYYASADIVTLIDKHPGFYRITSILIFVYGIVMMVTKTKMHMPGEEKIISQNYFKTFFNGFFFNLLNVGVILFWLVTVISVRNQYPDTSSFILYISIVIGTYLCIDLAKIFLAKQFHDKLTQKLANQIRRIVGVILIVFSFFIFLQSFKKFNQFDRQLEEAEKKEVKYQKTK from the coding sequence ATGTTTGAACTCGTACTTTCTGCTATTGTATTAGGATTCATGCTGAGTCTGGTTTTTATAGGACCCATTTTTTTCCTTCTCATTGAAACCAGCTTTTCCAGAGGACCAAAGCATGCTTTGTCTTTAGATCTGGGCGTGATTACAGCTGATCTTTTATGTATCGTTGCTGCTTATTATGCCAGTGCAGATATTGTAACATTAATTGATAAACATCCTGGTTTTTACAGAATTACCTCTATCCTGATTTTTGTGTACGGAATCGTCATGATGGTCACCAAAACCAAAATGCATATGCCCGGAGAAGAAAAAATCATCAGTCAGAATTATTTTAAGACCTTTTTTAATGGGTTTTTCTTTAATTTATTGAACGTAGGAGTCATTCTTTTCTGGCTGGTAACAGTAATTTCTGTAAGAAACCAGTATCCTGATACCAGCAGTTTCATTCTGTATATAAGCATCGTGATCGGTACATATCTGTGCATTGATCTGGCTAAAATATTCCTTGCAAAACAATTTCATGATAAATTAACCCAGAAGCTGGCCAACCAGATCAGAAGAATTGTTGGAGTCATTCTGATCGTTTTCAGTTTCTTTATCTTCCTGCAGAGCTTTAAAAAATTCAATCAGTTTGACAGGCAGCTGGAAGAAGCAGAGAAAAAAGAAGTTAAATACCAAAAGACCAAATGA